The window ATCTGCACCGGCAAAGTTAACCTGGGGAAACTTCTCGGGATTCACCGGGATCACCCCATAAGGATTGAAAAGCCTGGGGTCGCCTTCGCAAAGGATCTCCAGAGCCAACCCTCCCTTCCTGCCTAACCTGTATTTCAGATAAGTACCGCGGTCTGTCAGCGTATATGCCTGCTTCTCCGCGGCATAGGTGAGTGTTTTTCCCATGCCCTGTCCAATGGAGCGGTACCAACCATCTGAATTGCTCGGGTAGCTGTAGGAAACCTTTTTCTTCTTGCCCTTTTTAATGATCTCGTGCACCTGCTGTGTTAGAGGCAGGCCTGTGGCCTTCCAGAGCGCCTGCTCTTTGGTGTGCGTCCCACTGTCGTCTCCGCGCGAGACGAAGCCTGCCTTTGCTTCGGCAATTCTCCTCAAGGCGAGCGCTGCGTCAGTTATCCCCTTGACTCTCGCTGGATCGTCTGCTGGGCCCACAATTACGAAATCATTGTGCATTACCCCCAGCCGATAAACGCCATAGCCCTGTCTGACAAACTCC of the Deltaproteobacteria bacterium genome contains:
- a CDS encoding substrate-binding domain-containing protein; this translates as MRKLLSWFVFVVLFLGVVPPAALGADQVVTMSTTTSTENSGLLDVLLPEFTRDTGIRVKVIAKGTGAAIRDGMDGNVDVIFVHAREREEEFVRQGYGVYRLGVMHNDFVIVGPADDPARVKGITDAALALRRIAEAKAGFVSRGDDSGTHTKEQALWKATGLPLTQQVHEIIKKGKKKKVSYSYPSNSDGWYRSIGQGMGKTLTYAAEKQAYTLTDRGTYLKYRLGRKGGLALEILCEGDPRLFNPYGVIPVNPEKFPQVNFAGADRLARWLVGKKAQSLIAHYTIHGQQAFYPDAVPSTK